One window from the genome of Sphingomonas lacunae encodes:
- the acnA gene encoding aconitate hydratase AcnA, translating to MTAIGQDKLGVRSTLDVGGKSYTYFSLKKAAAKLGDVSRLPFSMKVLLENLLRFEDDGFTVSTGDIQALVDWQKDPSSTREIQYRPARVLLQDFTGVPCVVDLAAMRDAIAKLGGDTSKINPLVPVHLVIDHSVMVDEFGHPKAFEQNVEIEYYRNGERYDFLKWGSKSLDNFKAVPPGTGICHQVNLEHIAQAVWTSTGPDGETIAYPDTCVGTDSHTTMINGLGVLGWGVGGIEAEAAMLGQPVSMLIPEVVGFRLTGELREGVTATDLVLTCTNMLRKHGVVGRFVEYFGPGLASLSLADRATLANMAPEYGATCGFFGIDDKTLDYLRLTGREEDQIALVEAYAKEQGFWIEPGAVEPVFTSTLELDMSTVVPSLAGPKRPQDRVDLTQVDDVFAKDMAETYKKTNARVAVDGSDFTIGDGDVMIAAITSCTNTSNPGVLVAAGLVAKKADEFGLKPKPWVKTSLAPGSQVVTDYLEKAGLQSHLDNIGFNLVGYGCTTCIGNSGPLAEPFSKAINENGLVAAAVISGNRNFEGRVSPDVRANFLASPPLVVAYALKGTVVEDFTTTPIGTGKDGQDVFLKDIWPTNMEVATTMAGCMDRAMFQARYANVYKGDAHWQAINVEGSETYSWRAGSTYVANPPYFEGMTMTPSPVGDIVGAKPLAILGDSITTDHISPAGSIKADSPAGKWLMEHQVSKSDFNSYGARRGHHEVMMRGTFANIRIKNEMVPGIEGGMSRYGSEVMPIYDVAMRHKADGTPMVVIAGKEYGTGSSRDWAAKGTNLLGVRAVIVESFERIHRSNLVGMGVLPLQFLEGQTRETLGLSGDDSFTITGVAGIQPRQTVTVVVTKADGSVSSFEALCRIDTANELEYFLNGGILHYVLRKLAA from the coding sequence ATGACAGCCATCGGACAGGACAAGCTTGGCGTGCGCTCGACGCTCGACGTCGGCGGCAAGAGCTACACCTATTTCAGCCTGAAAAAGGCCGCCGCCAAGCTCGGCGACGTGTCGCGCCTGCCCTTCTCGATGAAGGTGCTGCTCGAAAATCTCCTGCGATTCGAAGATGATGGCTTCACTGTCTCGACTGGCGACATCCAGGCACTGGTTGACTGGCAAAAGGACCCCAGCTCGACGCGCGAAATCCAGTACCGCCCGGCCCGCGTCCTTCTCCAGGACTTCACCGGTGTTCCCTGCGTGGTTGACCTTGCCGCGATGCGCGACGCCATCGCCAAGCTTGGTGGCGACACCAGCAAGATCAACCCGCTGGTCCCTGTCCATCTTGTCATCGACCATTCGGTCATGGTCGACGAATTCGGCCACCCCAAGGCGTTCGAACAGAATGTCGAAATCGAATATTACCGCAACGGCGAGCGCTATGACTTCCTGAAGTGGGGGTCGAAGAGCCTCGACAACTTCAAGGCGGTTCCTCCGGGCACCGGCATCTGCCACCAGGTCAATCTGGAACATATCGCACAGGCGGTCTGGACTTCGACAGGGCCGGATGGCGAAACCATCGCCTATCCCGACACTTGCGTCGGCACCGACAGCCACACGACGATGATCAACGGGCTCGGCGTCCTCGGTTGGGGCGTCGGCGGCATCGAAGCCGAAGCCGCAATGCTCGGCCAGCCCGTCTCGATGCTCATTCCAGAAGTTGTCGGTTTCCGCCTGACCGGAGAGCTCAGGGAAGGCGTGACCGCTACTGACCTCGTGCTGACCTGCACCAACATGCTGCGCAAGCATGGCGTGGTTGGCCGCTTTGTCGAATATTTCGGTCCGGGTCTCGCCTCGCTCAGCCTGGCTGACCGTGCGACGCTCGCCAACATGGCACCCGAATATGGCGCGACCTGCGGCTTCTTTGGCATTGATGACAAGACGCTCGACTATCTGCGCCTCACCGGCCGTGAGGAAGACCAGATCGCCCTGGTCGAAGCCTATGCCAAGGAACAGGGTTTCTGGATCGAGCCCGGCGCGGTTGAGCCGGTGTTCACCTCGACGCTCGAACTCGACATGTCGACCGTCGTGCCGTCGCTCGCCGGCCCCAAGCGTCCGCAGGACCGCGTTGACCTGACCCAGGTTGATGACGTCTTCGCCAAGGACATGGCCGAGACCTATAAGAAGACCAATGCCCGTGTAGCGGTTGATGGTTCCGATTTCACAATCGGCGACGGCGACGTGATGATCGCCGCGATCACCAGCTGCACCAACACGTCGAACCCTGGCGTGCTCGTCGCGGCCGGCCTCGTCGCCAAAAAGGCTGACGAGTTCGGCCTCAAGCCCAAGCCCTGGGTCAAGACCAGCCTCGCTCCCGGCTCGCAGGTGGTCACCGACTATCTCGAAAAGGCCGGCCTCCAGTCGCACCTCGACAATATCGGTTTCAACCTGGTCGGCTATGGCTGCACAACCTGCATCGGCAACTCGGGCCCGCTAGCTGAACCGTTCAGCAAGGCGATCAACGAAAACGGCCTCGTTGCCGCCGCCGTCATCTCGGGCAACCGCAACTTCGAAGGCCGCGTCAGCCCTGACGTGCGCGCCAACTTCCTGGCCTCGCCGCCGCTGGTTGTCGCCTATGCGCTCAAGGGCACGGTGGTCGAGGATTTCACCACCACCCCGATCGGCACCGGCAAGGACGGCCAGGATGTGTTCCTCAAGGACATCTGGCCCACCAACATGGAAGTCGCCACGACCATGGCCGGCTGCATGGACCGCGCCATGTTCCAGGCGCGCTATGCCAATGTCTACAAGGGCGATGCCCATTGGCAGGCGATCAATGTGGAAGGTTCGGAAACCTACAGCTGGCGCGCCGGTTCGACCTATGTCGCCAACCCGCCCTATTTCGAAGGCATGACCATGACGCCGTCGCCGGTAGGCGATATCGTTGGCGCCAAGCCGCTCGCCATCCTCGGCGATTCGATCACCACCGACCACATTTCGCCGGCCGGCTCGATCAAGGCCGACAGCCCGGCGGGTAAGTGGCTGATGGAGCATCAGGTCAGCAAGTCGGACTTCAACAGCTATGGCGCTCGCCGTGGTCACCACGAAGTCATGATGCGCGGCACCTTCGCCAACATCCGCATCAAGAACGAGATGGTTCCGGGCATCGAAGGCGGCATGTCGCGCTATGGCAGCGAGGTCATGCCGATCTATGACGTCGCCATGCGCCACAAGGCTGACGGCACGCCAATGGTGGTCATCGCCGGCAAGGAATATGGCACCGGATCGTCGCGCGACTGGGCGGCCAAGGGCACCAACCTGCTCGGCGTCCGCGCCGTCATCGTTGAAAGTTTCGAGCGTATCCACCGTTCAAACCTGGTCGGCATGGGCGTGCTGCCGTTGCAGTTCCTCGAAGGCCAGACCCGCGAAACGCTGGGCCTGAGTGGAGATGACAGCTTCACCATCACAGGCGTTGCCGGCATTCAGCCGCGCCAGACGGTCACGGTCGTCGTGACAAAGGCCGATGGTTCAGTCAGCAGCTTTGAGGCCCTGTGCCGCATCGATACCGCCAATGAACTGGAATATTTCCTCAACGGCGGCATCCTGCATTACGTGCTGCGCAAGCTCGCGGCTTAA
- a CDS encoding serine hydrolase domain-containing protein translates to MAQGTAQPRFAAVADLLDANVASGADVGASVCATVEGETVVDLWAGHADGAKTRAWERDTIINVYSTTKTMTALTALLVADRGELDFDRPVAHYWPEFATNGKADVTVAHLMSHSAGLSGWAEPITTEDLYDWDKATGLLAAQAPFWQPGSAPGYHALTQGYLVGEVVRRVTGQSLGTVFRTEIAEPLGADFHIGLPASEDHRVADLIPIEGDAGINAGEMDDLVRNMATNPGIDVLATRTRAWRGAEIPAAGGTGNARSVAEIHKLLANGGEAHGKRILSEAGCRKALEVQVEGTDKILGIPVRFGLGFGLSGGMVPLPNDECCYWGGYGGSVILIDMKARTSISYVMNRMVGTTTGDVRGFGLAMAFWQGMANG, encoded by the coding sequence ATGGCACAGGGCACCGCGCAGCCGCGCTTCGCCGCCGTCGCCGACCTGCTCGACGCCAATGTGGCGAGCGGTGCCGATGTCGGCGCTTCGGTCTGCGCCACCGTCGAAGGCGAGACCGTCGTCGATCTCTGGGCTGGCCATGCCGATGGCGCGAAAACGCGCGCTTGGGAGCGCGACACGATCATCAACGTCTATTCGACGACCAAGACGATGACCGCGCTGACCGCACTGCTGGTCGCCGACCGGGGTGAGTTGGATTTCGACAGGCCGGTGGCGCATTATTGGCCTGAGTTCGCCACCAACGGCAAGGCGGATGTCACCGTTGCCCATTTGATGAGCCACAGCGCCGGCCTCTCGGGCTGGGCCGAGCCGATCACCACCGAAGACCTTTATGACTGGGACAAGGCGACCGGACTGCTGGCCGCACAGGCTCCCTTTTGGCAACCGGGCAGCGCGCCCGGCTATCACGCGCTGACCCAGGGCTATCTCGTCGGCGAAGTCGTCCGCCGTGTCACCGGCCAGTCGCTCGGCACCGTTTTCCGCACCGAAATCGCCGAACCGCTCGGCGCCGATTTCCACATCGGCCTGCCGGCGTCCGAGGATCACCGCGTCGCCGATCTCATTCCGATCGAGGGTGATGCCGGCATCAATGCGGGGGAAATGGATGATCTCGTCCGCAACATGGCGACCAATCCCGGCATTGACGTGTTGGCGACCCGCACCCGCGCTTGGCGCGGCGCCGAAATCCCAGCCGCGGGCGGCACGGGCAACGCCCGTTCGGTAGCCGAAATCCACAAGCTTCTGGCCAATGGTGGCGAAGCGCATGGCAAGCGCATCCTCTCCGAAGCCGGTTGCCGCAAGGCGCTGGAGGTACAGGTCGAAGGAACCGACAAGATCCTCGGCATCCCGGTCCGCTTTGGTCTTGGTTTTGGCCTTTCCGGCGGAATGGTGCCGCTGCCCAATGATGAATGCTGCTATTGGGGCGGCTATGGCGGGTCCGTGATCCTCATCGACATGAAGGCACGGACGAGCATTTCCTACGTCATGAACCGTATGGTCGGCACGACGACGGGCGATGTGCGTGGCTTCGGGCTGGCCATGGCTTTCTGGCAGGGTATGGCTAACGGCTGA
- a CDS encoding SDR family oxidoreductase: MDITQLFGLQGKVALITGGSRGIGAMFVEGFLAAGCERIYISARKGPQIAAAVDKFGDRVIGIPGDVSTVEGCKALAAEIAKREDKLDILINNAGAAWGAPFEEFPESGWDKVMDVNVKGPFFLTQALYPLLKAAGTADRPAKVVNVGSIDGLRLNPWDTWSYHASKSSILYLTKRMAARLIKDNIIVTAIAPGAFESDMNRAARDHGDEVAKGIPARRIGTPEDMAAAAIYLCSRAGDYVIGETLTVDGGLVHAALGTSIDA; encoded by the coding sequence ATGGATATCACCCAACTTTTCGGCCTTCAGGGCAAGGTCGCCCTGATCACTGGCGGGTCGCGCGGCATTGGCGCGATGTTTGTCGAAGGCTTCCTCGCTGCCGGTTGCGAGCGCATTTACATCAGCGCGCGCAAGGGGCCACAGATCGCGGCGGCGGTCGACAAATTTGGTGATCGGGTGATCGGCATTCCCGGTGACGTATCGACGGTCGAAGGCTGCAAGGCGCTGGCCGCCGAAATCGCCAAGCGTGAGGACAAGCTGGATATCTTGATCAACAATGCCGGTGCGGCTTGGGGTGCGCCGTTTGAGGAGTTCCCCGAAAGCGGCTGGGACAAGGTGATGGACGTCAACGTCAAGGGCCCCTTCTTCCTGACGCAGGCGCTTTACCCCTTGCTCAAGGCGGCGGGTACGGCGGACCGTCCGGCCAAGGTGGTCAATGTCGGTTCGATCGACGGGCTGCGACTCAATCCGTGGGATACCTGGAGCTACCACGCCTCCAAATCCTCGATCCTCTATCTGACGAAGCGGATGGCCGCCCGACTGATCAAGGACAATATCATCGTCACCGCCATCGCTCCCGGAGCCTTCGAAAGTGACATGAACCGGGCTGCACGTGACCACGGTGACGAAGTTGCCAAGGGCATACCGGCCCGCCGGATCGGTACGCCCGAGGACATGGCGGCGGCCGCCATCTATCTGTGCAGCCGCGCTGGTGACTATGTCATCGGTGAGACGCTGACCGTTGATGGCGGGCTCGTTCATGCCGCACTCGGCACGTCGATAGACGCCTGA
- a CDS encoding acyl-CoA dehydrogenase family protein: MPLYHSEDQAMLKDSVAPFIADAAPVSHLRKLRDSKDETGFSRDLWKQFAEMGFSGVLVPEDKGGLGLGHAEAGIILEEIGRNLTPSPFLATSVAAASALKAAGGAVADEWLPRIAAGDAIIAPAIDESARHRPERTALKAERSGNGFKLSGTKTFVISGHVADMLLVAARTAGAPGETDGLTLFAVPRDAAGLTADPRRLVDSSLASKLTLDGVEVTADAVIGEVDGGWSAMAPLLAAARAGASAELLGVGQGAMDMTMTYLKQRKQFGQLIGEFQALQHRAAHLYSEMEIARATVMKAQQLLDEGNEGAELMVSVAKAKAGAATNLAVREGVQMHGGIGMTDEYDIGLYTKRDRALAEFMGDVSYHTDRVARLNGY, encoded by the coding sequence ATGCCCCTGTACCACAGCGAAGACCAGGCGATGCTCAAGGACAGCGTTGCGCCGTTCATTGCCGACGCCGCCCCGGTCAGCCATTTGCGCAAGCTGCGCGACAGCAAGGATGAAACCGGATTCTCCCGCGACCTCTGGAAGCAGTTTGCTGAAATGGGTTTCAGCGGCGTTTTGGTGCCGGAGGACAAAGGCGGCCTTGGCCTCGGCCATGCCGAAGCTGGCATCATCCTTGAAGAGATTGGCCGCAACCTGACGCCTTCGCCCTTTCTCGCGACATCCGTTGCGGCGGCATCGGCGCTCAAGGCAGCGGGCGGTGCGGTGGCTGACGAATGGCTGCCGCGTATCGCGGCTGGTGACGCGATCATCGCGCCGGCCATCGACGAAAGCGCCCGTCACCGCCCCGAGCGCACGGCGCTCAAGGCTGAGCGTTCGGGCAATGGCTTCAAGCTTTCGGGCACCAAGACTTTTGTCATCAGCGGTCATGTCGCCGACATGCTGCTCGTTGCCGCCCGCACTGCCGGCGCTCCGGGCGAGACTGACGGCCTGACCCTGTTCGCCGTGCCGCGCGATGCTGCTGGCCTCACCGCCGATCCGCGCCGTCTTGTCGACAGCTCGCTCGCTTCGAAACTGACGCTGGACGGTGTTGAAGTCACTGCTGATGCCGTTATCGGTGAAGTCGATGGCGGCTGGTCGGCGATGGCACCGCTGCTGGCCGCTGCCCGCGCTGGTGCCTCGGCCGAACTGCTCGGCGTCGGGCAGGGCGCGATGGATATGACCATGACCTACCTCAAGCAGCGCAAGCAATTCGGGCAGCTGATCGGCGAGTTCCAGGCGCTGCAGCATCGCGCCGCTCACCTCTATTCCGAAATGGAAATCGCCCGCGCCACGGTGATGAAGGCCCAGCAACTGCTCGACGAGGGCAATGAGGGAGCCGAACTGATGGTGTCGGTCGCCAAGGCCAAGGCGGGCGCCGCCACCAACCTTGCGGTGCGTGAAGGCGTGCAGATGCATGGCGGCATCGGCATGACTGACGAATATGACATCGGCCTCTACACGAAGCGCGACCGTGCGCTGGCCGAGTTCATGGGCGATGTCAGCTATCACACCGACCGCGTGGCCCGTCTCAACGGCTACTGA
- a CDS encoding acyl-CoA dehydrogenase family protein — protein sequence MSENLEAFRSEIRAWLEANCPAEMREPMKSEDDTYWGGRKAVFKSEAQKAWFEACRDKGYTVPDWPKAYGGAGLSAAETKVLREEMARINARSPLSSFGIWMLGPALLQFGTEDQKVHYLNQIARGEIRWCQGYSEPGSGSDLVSLQTFGEDKGDHWVVNGQKIWTSYADKADWIFCLVRTDKTNKYQGITFMLFDMESPGVSTKPILLISGNSPFCETFFDNVKVPKDQFVGTVNRGWDVAKYLLGHEREMISAGGAGADMVSAGALYAKSLGKNANGELDDPILRAKMAEFDVDVFAFRAMGERFMDMWKTGRAHPASSNMMKYSGTELNKRRYELVMSGSGSEGLEWESDESRNGASARTWLRTKANSIEGGTSEVMLNVISKRILELPGG from the coding sequence ATGAGCGAGAATCTGGAAGCGTTCCGCAGCGAGATCCGGGCATGGCTCGAAGCCAATTGCCCGGCCGAAATGCGCGAGCCGATGAAAAGCGAGGATGACACCTATTGGGGCGGCCGCAAGGCCGTGTTCAAGAGCGAGGCGCAAAAGGCCTGGTTCGAGGCCTGCCGCGACAAGGGCTATACTGTGCCCGACTGGCCCAAGGCCTATGGCGGTGCCGGCCTGTCCGCAGCGGAAACCAAGGTTTTGCGGGAGGAGATGGCCCGGATCAACGCCCGCTCGCCGCTCTCCTCCTTTGGCATCTGGATGCTCGGACCGGCGCTGCTCCAGTTCGGTACCGAAGACCAGAAAGTGCATTATCTGAACCAGATTGCCCGCGGCGAAATCCGCTGGTGCCAGGGCTATTCCGAGCCGGGTTCGGGCTCCGACCTAGTCAGCTTGCAGACCTTTGGCGAGGACAAGGGTGACCATTGGGTGGTCAACGGGCAAAAGATCTGGACCAGCTACGCCGACAAGGCCGACTGGATTTTCTGCCTCGTCCGTACCGACAAGACGAACAAGTATCAGGGCATTACCTTCATGCTGTTCGACATGGAGAGCCCAGGTGTCTCGACCAAACCGATCCTTCTGATTTCGGGCAACAGTCCCTTCTGCGAAACCTTCTTCGACAATGTGAAGGTGCCCAAGGACCAGTTTGTCGGCACGGTCAATCGGGGCTGGGATGTCGCAAAATATCTGCTCGGCCACGAACGCGAGATGATCTCGGCGGGTGGCGCCGGTGCCGACATGGTGTCAGCGGGCGCGCTCTATGCGAAGTCGTTGGGCAAGAATGCCAATGGCGAACTGGATGACCCGATCCTGCGCGCCAAGATGGCCGAGTTCGACGTCGACGTCTTTGCTTTCCGCGCCATGGGCGAACGCTTCATGGACATGTGGAAGACCGGCCGCGCGCATCCCGCCAGCTCGAACATGATGAAATATTCGGGCACCGAGCTCAACAAGCGGCGCTATGAACTGGTCATGTCGGGTTCCGGCTCCGAAGGGCTCGAATGGGAAAGCGACGAATCGCGCAACGGCGCATCGGCCCGCACTTGGCTCAGGACCAAAGCCAACTCGATCGAGGGCGGCACCAGCGAAGTCATGCTCAACGTGATTTCGAAGCGCATCCTCGAGCTGCCGGGCGGTTGA
- a CDS encoding MFS transporter, with translation MAEPEGPVPQSVRFAYATGAIAYGIKDNGFSVFLLLFYNQIIGLDAGMVGLMLFFALVADAIIDPSVGHLTDRTRSRWGRRHPWLYASALPIAGFWILLWMPPEASDTVQYAWLFFFAMLVRMSLSLNEVPSVALAPEMTPDYHERTALLGLRSLLGWTGGLIILAAAFGLFRLADPEHASRDDFFAYAVTGAAIMFITVMTSALGTHRRFARPVSGEVHHPGLRDMLEVARFRPYQILLLAFFFAFANQGVTFALSSYLLAFVWKLGPTEQVIYSLVLFLGVGTALVLARKAGLVWGKRITAMRLVVAGNLIGVLPYALVVLGWFPTTGTTTAIALYFGLVVLSTGAGIAVMITALSMMADVTTAYQQESGKAQEGTFFAGYFFTQKCVTGVGILLSGQVLRLIDFPANARPDTVAPTVIDSLALLYVILTLSFGLATAWALSRFPIDRKPDAAHVEIVR, from the coding sequence GTGGCGGAGCCAGAAGGCCCTGTGCCGCAATCAGTGCGCTTCGCCTATGCCACAGGCGCCATTGCCTATGGCATCAAGGACAATGGTTTTTCGGTCTTCCTGTTGCTGTTCTACAACCAGATCATCGGCCTTGATGCCGGCATGGTCGGGCTTATGCTGTTCTTCGCGCTGGTTGCTGATGCCATCATTGACCCCAGCGTCGGCCATCTGACCGACCGCACACGCAGCCGCTGGGGGCGGCGCCATCCTTGGCTCTATGCCTCCGCCTTGCCAATCGCCGGCTTCTGGATCCTGTTGTGGATGCCGCCCGAAGCCAGCGACACGGTCCAATATGCCTGGCTGTTTTTCTTTGCCATGCTGGTTCGGATGAGCCTGTCGCTGAATGAAGTGCCATCGGTTGCGCTGGCTCCCGAAATGACACCCGATTATCATGAGCGAACCGCGCTGCTCGGGTTGCGGTCACTGCTCGGATGGACCGGCGGGTTGATCATTCTCGCCGCGGCATTCGGCCTGTTCCGCCTGGCGGACCCGGAACATGCCAGTCGCGACGACTTTTTCGCCTATGCGGTGACAGGCGCGGCCATCATGTTCATCACGGTCATGACTTCCGCGCTGGGCACCCACCGGCGGTTCGCACGTCCGGTTTCCGGCGAAGTGCACCACCCCGGCCTGCGCGACATGCTTGAGGTGGCGCGCTTCCGCCCTTACCAAATCCTGCTGCTCGCCTTTTTCTTTGCCTTCGCCAATCAGGGCGTCACCTTCGCGCTTTCGAGCTATTTGCTGGCGTTTGTCTGGAAACTGGGCCCGACCGAACAGGTCATCTATTCGCTGGTGCTGTTCCTGGGCGTCGGCACCGCACTGGTGCTGGCGCGCAAGGCCGGTCTGGTCTGGGGCAAGCGGATCACCGCGATGCGGCTGGTGGTGGCGGGCAACCTGATCGGAGTCCTGCCCTATGCACTGGTGGTGCTGGGGTGGTTTCCGACCACCGGCACGACCACGGCAATCGCACTCTATTTCGGGCTGGTCGTCCTTTCGACCGGGGCAGGGATCGCCGTCATGATCACCGCCCTGTCGATGATGGCCGATGTCACCACCGCCTATCAGCAGGAATCGGGCAAGGCACAGGAAGGGACCTTTTTTGCCGGCTATTTCTTCACCCAGAAATGCGTGACCGGCGTCGGCATCCTGCTTTCGGGGCAGGTACTCCGCCTGATCGACTTTCCCGCCAATGCCCGGCCCGACACGGTCGCGCCGACAGTGATCGATTCGTTGGCCCTGCTCTATGTCATCCTGACGCTGAGCTTTGGATTGGCAACGGCCTGGGCGCTGTCGCGTTTCCCCATCGACCGCAAACCCGATGCCGCCCATGTGGAGATTGTCCGTTGA
- a CDS encoding acyl-CoA dehydrogenase family protein: MDFQLSDRQQYWQGRVREFIDAHCRPAIATYHEQDKSGDRWKVIPVVEELKAKAKAAGIWNLFMPPRQAHHHHVDETFEFEGPGLTNVEYALCAEEMGRVGFSSEVFNCAAPDTGNMEVFHRYGNRAQKEKWLKPLMNGEIRSAFLMTEPAVASSDATNIECRIDRDGDDYVINGVKWWSSGAGDPRCKVAIVMGKTSFEGSRHSQQSMLAVPMDTPGINIKRHLPVFGYDDAPHGHMEIELKDVRVNAEEAMLLGEGRGFEIAQGRLGPGRIHHCMRTIGVAEEALERMCKRLLSRVAFGKAVAEYSVWEERVARARIDIEMTRLLCLKAADMMDRAGNKTAQNEIAMIKVQAPNMALKIIDDAIQAHGGGGVSEDFGLAKMYAGQRTLRIADGPDEVHARSIARNEFGKYGGRDAMKAAKDSFSSGDLGVTR; this comes from the coding sequence ATGGATTTTCAGTTGAGCGATCGGCAGCAATATTGGCAGGGCCGGGTGCGCGAGTTCATCGATGCCCACTGCCGTCCGGCCATTGCCACCTATCATGAGCAGGACAAGTCGGGTGACCGGTGGAAGGTGATCCCGGTGGTCGAGGAGCTGAAGGCCAAGGCCAAGGCGGCCGGCATCTGGAACCTGTTCATGCCTCCGCGCCAGGCGCATCACCACCATGTTGACGAGACCTTCGAATTTGAAGGGCCGGGCCTGACCAATGTCGAATATGCGCTGTGCGCCGAGGAAATGGGCCGTGTCGGCTTTTCATCCGAAGTGTTCAACTGTGCCGCGCCGGACACCGGGAACATGGAAGTGTTCCACCGCTACGGCAACCGGGCGCAAAAGGAAAAGTGGCTCAAGCCGCTGATGAACGGCGAAATCCGTTCGGCCTTCCTGATGACCGAGCCGGCCGTCGCCTCCTCTGACGCGACCAACATTGAATGCCGCATCGACCGCGACGGCGATGATTATGTCATCAACGGCGTGAAATGGTGGTCTTCAGGCGCGGGTGATCCGCGGTGCAAGGTCGCCATCGTCATGGGCAAGACCAGCTTCGAAGGTTCGCGCCACAGCCAGCAGTCGATGCTCGCAGTGCCGATGGATACGCCCGGCATCAACATCAAGCGCCATCTGCCGGTCTTTGGCTATGATGACGCACCGCATGGCCATATGGAAATCGAACTCAAGGACGTGCGCGTCAATGCCGAAGAAGCCATGCTGCTCGGTGAGGGCCGCGGTTTCGAGATCGCCCAGGGTCGCCTCGGGCCGGGCCGCATCCACCACTGCATGCGCACCATCGGCGTCGCCGAAGAAGCGCTGGAGCGGATGTGCAAGCGCCTGCTCAGCCGCGTCGCCTTTGGCAAGGCAGTGGCCGAGTATAGCGTGTGGGAAGAGCGCGTCGCCCGCGCCCGTATCGACATTGAGATGACCCGCCTGCTCTGCCTCAAAGCCGCCGACATGATGGATCGTGCCGGCAACAAGACGGCGCAGAACGAGATCGCCATGATCAAGGTGCAGGCACCCAACATGGCGCTCAAGATCATCGACGACGCCATCCAGGCGCACGGCGGCGGCGGCGTTTCGGAGGACTTTGGCCTTGCCAAAATGTATGCCGGTCAACGTACACTGCGCATCGCCGACGGTCCCGATGAGGTCCATGCCCGTTCGATCGCCCGCAACGAGTTCGGCAAATATGGCGGCCGTGACGCGATGAAGGCCGCCAAGGACAGCTTCAGCTCGGGCGATCTGGGAGTGACACGATGA
- a CDS encoding Zn-dependent alcohol dehydrogenase has translation MKAAVLYQAKTPLVVEEVNIDKPGPHEVLIRTAACGLCHSDLHFIDGAYPHAMPCIGGHEAAGIVEAVGSEVRTVKVGDAVVTCLSAFCGHCEFCVTGRMSLCLGGDTRRAPGSSPRLSKPDGTPVNQMLNLSAFAEMMLIHEHACVAIDPEMPLDRAAVIGCAVTTGAGTIFNACKVTPGETVAVVGCGGVGLATINAAKIAGAGRIIAADPMPEKRELAMKLGATDTVDALADGAAAQIVEMTKGGVDHAIEAVGRPASAQLAVNVLRRGGTATILGMMPLAEKVGLGAMDLLSGKKLQGAIMGGNRFPVDIPRLVDFYMRGLLDLDTIIAERIPLEAINEGFDKMKRGDSARSVIVFDQ, from the coding sequence ATGAAGGCCGCCGTCCTTTATCAGGCGAAGACGCCGCTGGTTGTCGAAGAGGTCAACATCGACAAGCCGGGCCCGCATGAAGTGCTGATCCGCACGGCTGCCTGTGGTCTGTGCCATTCGGACCTGCACTTCATTGATGGCGCCTATCCTCATGCCATGCCGTGTATCGGCGGGCATGAGGCGGCCGGCATCGTCGAGGCCGTGGGCAGCGAAGTCCGTACGGTCAAGGTGGGCGACGCGGTCGTCACCTGCCTGTCAGCCTTCTGCGGGCATTGCGAGTTCTGCGTTACCGGTCGCATGTCGCTTTGCCTGGGCGGCGACACCCGCCGGGCACCGGGATCGTCCCCGCGTCTGAGCAAACCCGATGGCACGCCGGTCAACCAGATGCTCAATCTCTCGGCCTTTGCAGAAATGATGCTGATCCACGAGCATGCCTGTGTCGCAATTGACCCCGAGATGCCGCTCGATCGCGCAGCCGTGATCGGCTGTGCCGTGACAACAGGTGCGGGCACCATCTTCAACGCCTGCAAGGTGACACCGGGTGAAACCGTCGCCGTCGTCGGCTGCGGCGGCGTGGGTCTCGCCACCATCAATGCCGCGAAGATCGCGGGTGCGGGGCGGATCATTGCCGCCGACCCGATGCCGGAGAAGCGCGAACTCGCCATGAAGCTGGGCGCCACCGACACCGTCGATGCGCTGGCTGATGGTGCGGCAGCGCAGATTGTCGAGATGACCAAGGGCGGCGTCGATCATGCCATTGAGGCTGTCGGGCGTCCGGCATCTGCACAGCTGGCGGTCAACGTGCTGCGGCGCGGCGGCACAGCGACCATCCTCGGCATGATGCCGCTCGCCGAAAAGGTCGGCCTTGGCGCCATGGACCTTTTGTCAGGCAAAAAACTGCAAGGCGCGATCATGGGCGGCAACCGCTTCCCGGTCGATATTCCGCGTCTGGTCGATTTCTACATGCGCGGCCTGCTCGACCTTGACACCATCATTGCCGAACGCATCCCGCTGGAGGCGATCAACGAAGGCTTTGACAAGATGAAGCGTGGTGACAGCGCGCGCAGCGTGATCGTGTTCGACCAATGA